One Setaria viridis chromosome 7, Setaria_viridis_v4.0, whole genome shotgun sequence genomic region harbors:
- the LOC117865194 gene encoding transcription factor BHLH6 isoform X2: MEGESSMVVMGFGLYWQSPPRFLLEPLDLAGAAVDDSMYAYVPPYDEAESLSGLCSSYAPGDSSSPDGGADTCSTPAAVAPPPPAVATRNTAMERGRRRRLNEKLYALRSVVPNITKMDKASIIRDAIAYVEHLQEQERRVLADISALRQSSAAATATVKTEGATATEDAGRSFLPRKKMRRALAIACANDATRSITTSSPPVQILEVEVSEAGERVAVVSIRSSRGRDAVSQVCRALEPLGLGVLTASITAAGDTVVHTMFVETGEMGGALLKEAILAALAQLDVTIGPLKSMSCWELDAAMES, encoded by the exons ATGGAGGGTGAGAGCAGCATGGTGGTCATGGGTTTCGGACTCTACTGGCAGTCGCCTCCTCGCTTCCTCCTCGAGCCcctcgacctcgccggcgccgccgtcgacgacaG CATGTACGCCTACGTGCCGCCGTACGACGAGGCAGAGTCGCTGTCCGGCCTGTGCTCGTCGTACGCGCCGGGGGATTCCAGCTcgcccgacggcggcgccgacacctgctccacgccggcggcggtggcgccaccgccgcctgccgTGGCGACGAGGAACACGGCCATggagcgcggccggcgccgcaggCTCAACGAGAAGCTCTACGCGCTCCGCAGCGTCGTCCCCAACATCACCAAGATGGACAAGGCGTCCATCATCAGGGACGCCATCGCCTACGTCGAGCACCTCCAGGAGCAGGAGCGCCGGGTGCTCGCCGACATATCCGCCCTGCGGcagtcctccgccgccgccactgccaccGTCAAGACAGAGGGCGCCACGGCCACGGAGGACGCCGGCCGCAGCTTCCttccaaggaagaagatgaggcgGGCACTGGCAATCGCTTGCGCCAACGACGCGACGCGCTCCATCACCACGTCCTCGCCGCCAGTCCAAATTCTTGAG GTGGAGGTGTCGGAGGCTGGGGAGAGGGTAGCGGTGGTGAGCATCCGGTCCAGCAGGGGCAGGGACGCGGTGAGCCAGGTGTGCCGGGCGCTGGAGCccctcggcctcggcgtccTCACCGCCAgcatcaccgccgccggcgacaccgTCGTCCACACCATGTTCGTGGAG ACTGGAGAAATGGGTGGCGCTCTGCTGAAGGAGGCGATACTGGCTGCTCTGGCCCAGCTCGATGTGACCATAGGCCCTCTTAAGTCCATGAGTTGTTGGGAACTTGATGCGGCCATGGAAAGCTAA
- the LOC117862434 gene encoding protein SMAX1-LIKE 4 — MRAGAYTIHQSLTAEAAAVLKLALALARRRGHAQVTPLHVAFALLTGPAATASCAQPLAAAFSSASSSPAAPYGLLKRACLRSHPSPGAAASSPAQQHHHPLQCRALELCFNVALNRLPTSGPHSPPAAHFASPLIQPSPTLSNALVAALKRAQANQRRGCVELQQPPPPPPPVTAQQQQPQPLLAIKVELDQLVISILDDPSVSRVMREAGFSSATVKSNLEEESALMPPPSSSSSSPPPPPPPIPPHFFLDPSIAAGGGGRGGGGRFALWPSQFLAAAPGPDACSDDVRAVLEVMVRRQGRRGGGNPVVVGDSVSMAEAVAGELLRRLERGDVPAELAGAHLLKLQLSYVHVRLMSRADVDARAAELRRSVDAVQPQRGGGLVVYVGDLRWALDEEPNPSEHATASSYSPVEHMVAELGRLLDDLRTSRGRSWLVATASYQTYMRWQQRRRRPPTESAAWALQAVVVPTGSGTGLALNSLHPSTPSSSSSLPSASAAPVPPAMATAHQLGQSPFVMAAGETTGFAAAGDDQDETHLLLCTECSKNYEREASLVKAEAGAEGPRGSLPAWLVPDRPPVDQTPHHKEKYLMELKRKWSRLCRKLHLCAVDPCSAPCPWWSGSCLLPGSQSKPTVAGFLGLDGLMELGKSRTSQWPPSPLPRWGLTPVMAPGCQGAGTALALGSHPLSDSATSGGRAPGSGDGSAAVRELERRLRRNIPWQPVSVVAEIVETALAGRGPVWLYVKGSDHAAARRAAAVIAEARCGSSDRVVLADPSRFSCAEELCSDVVSRASEIGGQAFVVVVDDVENAPCDVVDCLVAASERGRLKDHQSGRELDLSSSVVILTTSKFTGAAGSVIGLRLWSEDEAPPGGALKRKTVSSPQGECKRARHDALDLNLNLCAEEDTDEEDDDGSDDDEEAVPSDITHEGDSGDSSEHGHPHGLLESIAARVVTLDEEGGHDALAAIRARLAGAIAGHGRSRVDEAAVQALAAASGEFLEEVLERWTAEVLGPAAATVRNGGKGKEVVVLGLGPVGGARETEGFMGSVLPSRVHVD, encoded by the exons ATGCGGGCGGGGGCATACACCATCCACCAGTCGCTCACCGCCGAGGCGGCCGCGGTGCTCAagctcgcgctcgcgctcgcacGCCGGCGAGGGCATGCGCAGGTCACGCCGCTCCACGTCGCGTTCGCCCTGCTGAcgggccccgccgccaccgcctcgtgCGCGCAGCCGCTCGCCGCGgccttctcctccgcctcctcctcgccggcggcgccgtacGGGCTGCTCAAGCGCGCCTGCCTGCGCTCGCACCCGTCGcccggggcggcggcgtcgtccccggcgcagcagcaccaccacccgcTGCAGTGCCGCGCGCTCGAGCTCTGCTTCAATGTCGCACTCAACCGGCTGCCCACCTCCGGCCCGCACTCGCCACCCGCAGCGCACTTCGCGTCGCCGCTGATCCAGCCCAGCCCCACGCTCTCCAAcgcgctcgtcgccgcgctCAAGCGCGCGCAGGCCAACCAGCGCCGCGGCTGCGTCGAGCTCCAGCAgccgccacccccaccgccgccggtgaccgcgcagcagcagcagccgcagccgctgcTCGCCATCAAGGTGGAGCTGGACCAGCTGGTAATCTCCATTCTCGACGACCCCAGCGTCAGCCGCGTCATGCGGGAGGCCGGCTTCTCCAGCGCCACCGTCAAGAGCAACCTCGAGGAGGAGAGCGCGCTCATGCCgccgccctcgtcgtcgtcctcgtcccctccgccgccgccgccgcccatccctCCGCACTTCTTCCTCGACCCCAGCatcgccgcgggcggcggcggtagaggtggcggcggccgcttCGCGCTTTGGCCGTCGCAGTTCTTGGCCGCCGCGCCTGGCCCCGACGCGTGCAGCGACGACGTCCGCGCGGTCCTGGAGGTGATGGTCcggaggcaggggcggcgcggcggcggcaacccCGTGGTGGTCGGCGACTCGGTGTCCATGGCGGAGGCCgtggccggcgagctgctgcgGCGCCTGGAGCGCGGCGACGTCCCCGCGGAGCTTGCCGGCGCGCACCTCCTCAAGCTGCAGCTGTCGTACGTGCACGTCCGCCTCATGAGCCGCGCCGACGTggacgcccgcgccgccgagctccggcgCAGCGTGGACGCCGTCCAgccccagcgcggcggcgggctcgtGGTCTACGTCGGCGACCTGCGGTGGGCGCTCGACGAGGAGCCGAACCCGAGCGAGCACGCGACGGCCTCGTCCTACAGCCCCGTGGAGCACATGGTCGCGGAGCTTGGGCGCCTCCTCGACGACCTCCGTACCTCCCGCGGTCGCTCATGGCTCGTCGCCACCGCCAGCTACCAGACGTACATGcggtggcagcagcggcgccggcggccgccgacggAGTCCGCCGCCTGGGCGCTGCAGGCCGTGGTGGTCCCCACCGGCAGCGGCACCGGCCTGGCGCTCAACAGCCTCCACCCCTCGACGccgtcgtcctcttcctccctcccaaG TGCCAGTGCAGCGCCGgtgccgccggccatggcgacAGCGCATCAGCTTGGGCAGAGTCCGTTCGTGATGGCCGCCGGGGAGACGACGGGGTTCGCGGCGGCCGGAGATGACCAGGACGAGACGCACCTCCTGCTCTGCACCGAGTGCAGCAAGAACTACGAGAGGGAGGCGTCGCTCGTGAAGGCGGAGGCTGGCGCGGAGGGCCCACGTGGCAGCCTCCCCGCCTGGCTCGTGCCGGACAGGCCACCGGTCGATCAAACACCTCATCACAAG GAGAAGTATCTGATGGAGCTGAAGAGGAAATGGAGCCGGCTGTGCAGGAAGCTTCACCTCTGCGCTGTTGATCCGTGCTCGGCTCCGTGCCCATGGTGGTCTGGCTCTTGCTTGCTACCAGGCAGCCAGAGCAAGCCCACCGTCGCGGGGTTCCTGGGCTTGGATGGCCTGATGGAGCTCGGCAAGAGCAGGACGAGCCAGTGGCCGCCGTCACCGCTGCCTCGCTGGGGCCTGACTCCGGTGATGGCGCCGGGGTGCCAGGGCGCGGGGACCGCGCTCGCTCTCGGCAGCCACCCGCTCTCGGACTCGGCGACGTCCGGCGGTCGCGCCCCGGGAAGCGGCGACGGCTCCGCTGCGGTTCGCGAGCTGGAGCGGAGGCTGCGCAGGAACATCCCGTGGCAGCCCGTCTCCGTCGTCGCGGAGATCGTCGAGACGGCACTCGCCGGCCGGGGCCCCGTGTGGCTGTACGTGAAGGGGAGCGACcacgccgcggcgcggcgcgcggccgcggtGATCGCCGAGGCGCGCTGCGGGTCATCGGACCGCGTGGTCTTGGCCGATCCGAGCAGGTTCAGCTGCGCGGAGGAGCTGTGCTCCGACGTCGTCTCCAGGGCGTCCGAGATCGGCGGCCAGGCGTTCgtggtcgtcgtcgacgacgtgGAGAACGCGCCGTGCGACGTCGTGGACTGCCTCGTCGCGGCGTCGGAGAGGGGTCGTCTCAAGGATCACCAGTCCGGCCGAGAACTCGACCTCTCCAGCTCCGTCGTGATCCTGACGACGTCCAAGttcaccggcgccgccggcagTGTGATCGGCCTGCGTCTGTGGTCCGAGGACGAGGCGCCGCCCGGCGGCGCTCTCAAGAGGAAGACGGTGTCGTCCCCGCAGGGCGAATGCAAGCGGGCACGCCACGACGCCCTCGACCTCAACCTCAACCTCTGCGCCGAGGAGGACACCgacgaagaagacgacgacggcagcgacgacgacgaggaggccgtCCCCAGCGACATCACCCACGAAGGCGACTCAGGAGACTCCAGCGAGCACGGGCACCCGCACGGCCTCCTGGAGTCCATCGCGGCGCGCGTCGTCACCCTCGACGAAGAGGGCGGCCACGACGCCTTAGCCGCCATCCGCGCAAGGCTCGCCGGGGCCATCGCCGGCCATGGAAGGTCGCGCGtggacgaggcggcggtgcaggcgctcgcggcggcgtccggggaGTTCCTTGAGGAGGTGCTCGAGAGGTGGACGGCGGAGGTGCtgggaccggcggcggcaacggtcAGAAATGGCGGGAAAgggaaggaggtggtggtgctgggGCTGGGGCCCGTTGGTGGGGCCCGGGAGACAGAGGGGTTCATGGGCTCTGTGCTTCCAAGTAGGGTCCACGTGGactga
- the LOC117865194 gene encoding transcription factor BHLH6 isoform X1 — MEGESSMVVMGFGLYWQSPPRFLLEPLDLAGAAVDDSSMYAYVPPYDEAESLSGLCSSYAPGDSSSPDGGADTCSTPAAVAPPPPAVATRNTAMERGRRRRLNEKLYALRSVVPNITKMDKASIIRDAIAYVEHLQEQERRVLADISALRQSSAAATATVKTEGATATEDAGRSFLPRKKMRRALAIACANDATRSITTSSPPVQILEVEVSEAGERVAVVSIRSSRGRDAVSQVCRALEPLGLGVLTASITAAGDTVVHTMFVETGEMGGALLKEAILAALAQLDVTIGPLKSMSCWELDAAMES; from the exons ATGGAGGGTGAGAGCAGCATGGTGGTCATGGGTTTCGGACTCTACTGGCAGTCGCCTCCTCGCTTCCTCCTCGAGCCcctcgacctcgccggcgccgccgtcgacgacaG CAGCATGTACGCCTACGTGCCGCCGTACGACGAGGCAGAGTCGCTGTCCGGCCTGTGCTCGTCGTACGCGCCGGGGGATTCCAGCTcgcccgacggcggcgccgacacctgctccacgccggcggcggtggcgccaccgccgcctgccgTGGCGACGAGGAACACGGCCATggagcgcggccggcgccgcaggCTCAACGAGAAGCTCTACGCGCTCCGCAGCGTCGTCCCCAACATCACCAAGATGGACAAGGCGTCCATCATCAGGGACGCCATCGCCTACGTCGAGCACCTCCAGGAGCAGGAGCGCCGGGTGCTCGCCGACATATCCGCCCTGCGGcagtcctccgccgccgccactgccaccGTCAAGACAGAGGGCGCCACGGCCACGGAGGACGCCGGCCGCAGCTTCCttccaaggaagaagatgaggcgGGCACTGGCAATCGCTTGCGCCAACGACGCGACGCGCTCCATCACCACGTCCTCGCCGCCAGTCCAAATTCTTGAG GTGGAGGTGTCGGAGGCTGGGGAGAGGGTAGCGGTGGTGAGCATCCGGTCCAGCAGGGGCAGGGACGCGGTGAGCCAGGTGTGCCGGGCGCTGGAGCccctcggcctcggcgtccTCACCGCCAgcatcaccgccgccggcgacaccgTCGTCCACACCATGTTCGTGGAG ACTGGAGAAATGGGTGGCGCTCTGCTGAAGGAGGCGATACTGGCTGCTCTGGCCCAGCTCGATGTGACCATAGGCCCTCTTAAGTCCATGAGTTGTTGGGAACTTGATGCGGCCATGGAAAGCTAA